The following coding sequences are from one Ooceraea biroi isolate clonal line C1 chromosome 5, Obir_v5.4, whole genome shotgun sequence window:
- the LOC105287590 gene encoding adenylate cyclase, terminal-differentiation specific yields LQILFAAVVSTAWAETKNIERPVRAPQGQIRYDTDATRADWKYLTPQEQWRSRVVGNIQRIQRAESGHRQRQNQRAVPHQQQQQQQQLQRVQSPQPVQQAQQQVPGPQYYSYKPYTAVPSHIKELIQSAYQPQPPYIDPSSFLYSSYVAPQQYEQQQPASAASELPQAAYQKPSARYQSIDPRRVQSRREYSDRRVERQDRVYGDEYAQQQQQQEQQQVPIGTMPEPPLPTLYLDRNMPSAIKQLLQYQAQIPYDVTANRIQYTPKNVFIPRPLADDAKGPYYYRSKVYYPNEGGEEADYPQDHKPVDEQQRH; encoded by the exons TTGCAGATCCTTTTTGCCGCAGTGGTGTCGACCGCCTGGGCGGAAACGAAGAACATCGAGCGGCCTGTTCGCGCGCCGCAAGGTCAGATCAGATACGATACTGACG CTACCAGGGCCGACTGGAAGTATCTTACGCCGCAGGAACAATGGCGATCACGAGTAGTGGGCAACATTCAACGGATCCAACGCGCCGAGAGTGGTCACCGTCAACGACAGAACCAGCGTGCTGTGCCGcatcagcaacagcaacaacaacagcagctACAGCGCGTGCAGTCGCCCCAGCCGGTTCAGCAGGCCCAACAACAAGTCCCAGGCCCACAATACTATTCATATAAACCGTACACGGCGGTGCCGAGCCACATCAAGGAGCTGATCCAGTCAGCCTATCAACCGCAGCCGCCCTACATCGATCCCTCATCCTTCCTGTACTCAAGCTACGTCGCGCCGCAACAGTACGAGCAGCAGCAACCAGCATCGGCCGCGTCTGAGTTGCCGCAAGCTGCCTACCAGAAGCCATCAGCGAGGTACCAATCGATCGACCCACGAAGAGTGCAGTCCAGACGGGAGTACAGCGACAGGAGAGTCGAGCGTCAGGATAGAGTCTACGGGGACGAGTACgcgcagcaacaacagcaacaggaGCAGCAACAGGTGCCGATTGGCACCATGCCGGAACCTCCCCTGCCCACGTTGTATCTGGACAGAAACATGCCCTCGGCGATCAAGCAGCTGCTGCAATACCAGGCGCAAATTCCGTACGACGTGACCGCGAATCGCATCCAGTACACGCCGAAGAACGTTTTCATCCCGAGGCCCTTGGCGGACGACGCGAAAGGCCCGTACTATTACCGCAGTAAGGTGTACTACCCGAACGAGGGCGGCGAGGAGGCGGACTACCCACAGGACCATAAGCCAGTGGACGAGCAGCAACGTCACTGA
- the LOC105287592 gene encoding pupal cuticle protein, producing the protein MGGSGNYGVVDKLRVEYSPSPLAAGGNVSPEIICINLIRRIHSSGFKFLRHLQIILVGVIIGASCQGPHYPSSHRAAILSDARYLAGDGTFGAAYSQEDGVEFKEESDVEGNRRGSYSYVDPNGQRHTVTYTAGKNGFQATGDHIPSAPPPVPPQPEYVPLSQYNPPDYQPPSYAPPPPQQYARRYQSDYEQQPVVYQPRFQPQYQYRPLPQPQPQPQLQPQPQVQPHYHHPPELQSIPSYAPSRSYYQPQPQPRPAPQYNAITTPAPRNFYPPGKLDFNRTPDGFSYMFIKS; encoded by the exons ATGGGGGGTTCTGGAAATTATGGAGTTGTGGATAAACTGCGAGTGGAATATTCGCCTTCCCCGTTAGCTGCTGGAGGAAATGTCAGCCCAG aaataatttgcataaatttaaTTCGTCGAATTCATTCATCTGGATTTAAATTTCTTCGCCATCTGCAGATCATCTTGGTGGGTGTCATCATTGGTGCCTCCTGCCAAGGTCCTCATTATCCGTCGTCACATCGGGCGGCGATCTTGAGCGATGCGCGGTATCTCGCGGGTGATGGCACATTCGGCGCGGCGTATTCTCAAGAGGACGGCGTGGAGTTCAAAGAGGAGAGCGACGTGGAGGGCAATCGACGAGGATCATACTCATACGTGGATCCGAACGGGCAGAGGCACACTGTGACCTACACGGCAGGAAAGAACGGCTTCCAG GCGACCGGGGACCACATCCCCAGTGCACCCCCGCCGGTGCCACCGCAGCCGGAGTACGTGCCGTTGTCGCAATACAATCCGCCGGATTATCAGCCCCCCAGCTATGCACCACCGCCCCCTCAACAATACGCGCGACGCTATCAATCGGATTATGAGCAGCAACCTGTCGTTTATCAGCCACGATTTCAGCCGCAATATCAGTATCGACCGCTACCGCAACCACAGCCTCAACCGCAACTGCAGCCGCAGCCACAGGTGCAGCCTCACTATCATCATCCTCCGGAATTGCAGAGTATACCCTCGTATGCGCCTTCGAGGTCGTACTATCAGCCTCAGCCCCAACCGCGCCCCGCGCCGCAGTACAATGCGATAACGACACCGGCGCCCCGCAATTTCTACCCACCGGGGAAGCTCGATTTCAATCGGACCCCCGATGGCTTTTCCTACATGTTCATCAAAAGTTAG